TTTTGAAAAGACTTTTTAAGGAAGCTTTGGAATGTCTTGGCCTCCAAGTTGTCTTGATGCTCAAGTTTTGTAACTCTATAAATATGTGTTTTGTGTGAGGGGTGTGTGTGGAGAGAGAAAATTAGTGAGTTGTGAAAAAGAGAAGTTGTGAGTTTGTTATGTGGTGAGAGTGAGTAAGAAGCAAAGGGTATATTGGGATTTGGGTAGAGAGATTGAGATAGAGAGTATATGTAATTTTGAAGTGATAAGTGAAATATATCTCTCTTTGTGGGTTTGGTAGTTTTACCAAACTGAGTAAATTATTTTGCTTCATTTCTTTGTTATTTCGTTGCGCTTGAAGTTTATTGTTTTTcccaacaagtggtatcagagccaaaggTTCAAGTGCTGGGATAGTGGGATGCATTTGCGATGTCTGGAAGATACCCTCAATGTGATGACCTCGCGATTGAAGATCTATATGGTGCCTTGTATCGAAAGTCTATCTGATATTGAGGTAGTCAGGTGGCGTGTCCCGTTGATGATTACGGCGGTACAAGATGGAGAGATCGATGTTAGGACCTGTGTCGAAAGTCTTCCTGACAAAGGTGATGATCAGGCGGCGAGTTCCCTTGGTGATAGTGGCGGCATATGGTAGTTTTGCTGGAGGGGAAGCCACGAGTATGTGGTCCTATGTTTGAGGGGAGGATTGTTGGGAATGCAACCAAAGTCCCAGATTGGCTAGGAATGGGAAGAATTATGGGTATATAAGGATGTACACTACTCCATTAGTATGAGGCCTTTTGGGAAGGTGCCCAAAAATAAAACCGTGAGGGCTTAGGCATAAAGCGGACAATATCATACTAATGTGGGAGTCAAGGTGAGGTAGCGACCCGACAAGGTGGAAGAGCGGGGCCCAACACAcctttatgttttattttttttctctgctCGCTTCCACCCTCGCTGCAGTGGCAACCCACAGGTTTTTGCACTTCATGGACTTCTGAAACTCTAGAAAAATATTGTTTTGGCGCGTCAATCCATCTACCAATATTCCCTAGCATAAAAAAACATCAAATCCGTCACTTTTTActcataaaaattaattttcttttaaaccCCAAATTATTCCAAAAATGACTAAAAACACTAATATTACTAAGTAACAACATCTTCTAACTATAAAGAAATCAAAAAATTTAGAGCTTAAAAGGATCATATTAGACACCACGAAGGATGAGAAGCTGGCAAGTCAACTAGAACAAAGAAAACGAAAGACCTAGTTCAAAAGCTTTTCCCAATTCCTTGTGTAgtttaattatcaaaaaaaaccTTGTATAGTTATTGTTGTTTACGAGAGTTTTCTCAATCTTTTGCTATTTGTAATTGATTGtttgatttttcaaatctaGCTCTATAAATTTGTTGAGTGTGGAAATGTAAGTTGTAAAATTGTATACTAATTTTAAGaagttatattataataatatataatagtttGTGTTAATTAACGTAACAATGAATGCTTGTAAAATCTAGATTGAGTTTGAAGTTTCTAGACTTCGCCAATAAAATGTATATTTGTATGATGTGTAGTTTGTGGTAACTGGTAAGTCACTAAGTCATCTTCAGtcacttaattatattttataaacctTGCGTGTTTTGCCTTTTGTTAATTTATGACCATATTGTATGAATATGATTATTAATGATCAAGTAAGAGAAATGATAAACTTACTCTTACTAACTACTAActaataattcatgttattatCTGCCATTTAcataattagaaataataatcaaagtagttcaaaatatatgattataaatattacatttatAATTGCCACTGGTAtacataaatattttcaataggATAGACCCTCATATTTGAGGAGCCTATACATCATCTTATgtataaaatagaaataaaattgaagcattttattattattattttaattttcttataaagataaattaatatattttttattgggAATCCTGTATTATTTTTGAGAAGTTTAGAAGGTGAAAACAACATCAGCAACCCCACCAGCCTCTTCAATCCAAGCAATGCTCAAAGCCAGTTTCCCATTAGTAGACCACTCAAAACCTACTTCAGCACCATTCAACACACACTTCTTTGGGGCCTCACTTGAGAAAGCCAAGAAATTTCCTCCACCTTTCACTTTGATATGGGCACTAGAGTATTTGTAGTCCAACTCTTGGATAGTCCCTCCACTATTGAACATGTTTGTGAGTCCAACTGGGGCAAACTTGATACTGCCACCCAATTTTTGAACTGGCACAAAGCTGAAAATCTCAAACGTAGATGGTTGAATAGTGAACTGAATAGCATCAGATTTTGGAGTCATTAAACTAATTTCAGCAGCCTCATTGAGATAGACCACATATTCCTCAGCTTCTCCCATCTGGGAAGCCTCTAATTTTTGATCCCATTCAATCTCACTCACATGGATTGAACCAGACATTGGCTTGTAACACTCAGAATATCCTCTAATTCTTTGTTCCTTTGGGTCCCAACCAGCTCCTTGGCAATTAAAAGCTCCAACCACACCACCATACTAATCAATCAagaaataacattaatttttagtgATTTTGACAATTTAAACACCatttatagtaataataataataataaataaaaagtgatgatTAATTACCTTGTTGAAGTTCCATATCTTGAGAATGGTCTTATTGTCAAATAAAGGGTTTTTGAAAAGACAGTCTCTGGTTGGGAGAGCAAAATGGTGGCACTTAGGAATAGTACCATCAGGGTAAACAAGCTTGTTTAATAGCTGAAAATTGTGACCCCCAACTGAGTCACTAACATAAACAGGTCCACCACATATGGCTCTTGATCCAGCATGAAATTTGGCACATAAATGGTCAGATTGAAACATGTCCCAATCAGGCTGAATGATCTGGCCCATCCACATGCTGTTATAGGCACAGTGAATCATGTGTACTCCTTGTAACCAATAAACTCCCATTGGGTCTCCATTTGGATCCTGAAACCAAAAATCATCTCCTACAAAAgataaaatatacaaaatagAATAAGaatagataaaatatttatatgttaaGGCATAATTACATGCAAGTATATCTGAGTCAAAAACGAGCTCGTCTTGAGTTTGAGGACTTTTTCCTATTAGATGTTTATGACAAGCACAACACCAATTatctaaacaaaaaaatacaataataaacAATTTTATTACCTACTCTTCCCATAGAAATTTGCTTTGTCCCAAGGAAGAAAAAGTCATTGCATTGTTGCATGCTAGATACAAGTCCAGTCCCATTGAAATTCTTCTGAAGAGAATTGGTCAGTCCCTTGTAATAAGACTTTGCAAGCTCTACTCTGCCTCCATAGTCTTCAGAAAGATATTCAAGAGTCTGCAAATTCATGAATATATAAATGAATATATAAGTGTAGGTACGcagataataaaataataaaaaggagATGAGTACATATATTTTACTTACGTGAATTACATCAACTTTGACTCCTGTGATACCAACTCCAGCGAGGTAAGAGTGCATAGAATCATAGAAATCATCAGCCTGGTTAGGATTAACAAGTCCAATCCCACCCTCTACGATTTTCACCACAGCAAGATCATTCATAGTCCCATCAAGGCCAGGAGAGAGTTTGGATGAAACTAGCTTTGAATCAAGATGAGTTAATGAGCCAGGCCTGACACCACCCCAAGCACCACAAAGAGCATGCCACACATAAATATCATCTAGGCCTTTAAACCTGGTCCTCAAATCTCTAGTGAAAGCCTTCATTCCATAGTTTCCATTGTTGCCTGATGAACACCTTCCTCCATGggcttcttcactttcttcttCTCCAAAAAGCTCATCCAACTCTTGTTTTAGTTTCTGAATCTTAGCTTTAAACTCAGAAATATCAGCTGCTTTTGCTTGAAGATTAGCCTTATCAAGCTCCTTCTCAGCATGTTCTATCTCAATAGCCTTGGAGATAAGTAGTTTAGGCTTCTTAGGATCAAATTTTGGAGTCTCCAAGCCTGACAAAGTTCCTCCTTTGTAGTTTCTGAACTTCTTACACTCATGAAAACTGTAAAGCCTTGCAGTCATTTGAGTCCCACCAAGGACTAGATTCTTGGCATCTTCATTTGGGTCCTCCCCATCTTTGTTAATGCTTTGCCAACCATCATCAATGATGAGAAACCTTGGTGAAACACCACCTTGAGAAAACTCATTCAAGCCATAAAAGATGCCAACTGGCTCAACAGTCAAATAAAAGGCATCCCAAGTGCACCAGCCAAATTTGTCAACTATTTTAGGGACTTTCTTCTCTTCCAAGAGCCTGAAAGTGTTGAGATGAACTCTTATAGCACTATAAGCCTCTTTCATCAAGCTATAAGGGTTATCAGAGACATGAACATAAGCTATGGCTTTAAAACTAGACACTTTAGCTTGTGAAGAACCGCTCTCTGCACAGATCATGAGTTGTCCATCAGAACCAGGATAAAGAGCAGACCTGAAACTTCCCTCAATGATGGGAATGATTATCACATAAGACTTAATCTCAGGAACATCTAACAGCACCCATTGTGTCTCCATTTGCAAGTCAGAACCAGAACTCCCCACCCACATGGTTGACCACCATGTTTTGAACCTGAAGATACTTAAGAAATCTCTGCCATTGAATTTTCCCAAACAGTTGGCCAACCTATCAGACGGTTCCTCATGAGTGAAGCCAAGGAAACCACCTCTATGAGAAAGTGTCCTTACACGTTGAAGCAAAGGAATTGAAGCATCTGAGGATTGAGAAGAGATGGAACTACAAAATGGTTCGAAGGTTACATTTTTAGGAACTTGAGAGAGTAAAGGGACACCTTTAACACTAAACTTTTCATGAGTTAAATCAAAGTAGTTTTCCAGAGTCTTTGATTCAGACACATGGTGGATTGGATTAGAAGGGTCATTAGGAGGTGCCATGACAGAGTAGAACAGAGTTGATTAAGAGGTATACTAAAGGGCTTAATGAATGATTACAAGAAAACACAGTTCAAAATGGAAgtcaaatattaaattttaagctcAAAATGGATTAAGTGTTTTGTTTGTATGACTGAAAAGAGAAAGAATAGGACTATGTTTGGTTGAATGCGAAAATAAATTGGGAAGGGAATGTACATATTTATAGACTGAAAAAGATggaataaataaacaataaatgATGAGAGAGAATCAAAGAAGTTATCCAGATAAAAAGTTGGATTGAAGAACATCATTAGatcaaaacaaacaaacaaaaccgACTACTAGTTGTTCCATGAAAAGACACTAGTTGAAGTCATTGTAAATTTGTAACGTACCAAAAAAGACTTCAAAagataaaaagagaaagagaattaATTAGTAGAGTAATTAATGTTTAAAACTATTTAAGACAAAAGTTTCAGAATACATGAGTGTGTTGTGTATGTATACTTGAAAGTGAAACTAAGGCACGTGTTTGATGATGTATGTATGCATTGCATGCATGGCTGCCTGTCACTtgcaaagggaaatttgaaattctatgcttaaaataccatttaattttttcccTATATGCatagttattaaaattggtCCTATATGacaacttttctaattttactaaaCTACCCCTCACATTTCAAACAATcatcctctctcttcctcttgctcAGCCGAACCCTCCCCCACGAAACCCATCTCTCACAGCCAAAAAATTTTCAACCGAGGCTCAACCCATCCCTCTCACAGCCACCCAGCTCCgtctctcttcgtctctctcggACCCGAAGCCTCAACCCACCcagccccctctctctctctgtctctctgaaactgaaagaaaaaaaaaaaaaaaaaaaaacctccaaagtggtccgatggtcggaccatggggtacgatggggtccgaccatcggaccccatggtccgaccatcggacccaacccCTCTCTCTTTGTCTcaaaccgaaaaaaaaaaaaaaaaaaaaaaaaccgaagTGGTCGATGgctcggaccatggggtccgatggggtccgaccatcggaccccatggtccgaccatcggacccaacccCTCTCTCTTTGTCTCAaactcgaaaaaaaaaaaaaaaaaaaaaaaaaaaaaactgaagtGGTCTGGGTCCACGAGCACTGTTAATGATTGTACTCCAACTGTAGTAGAAAATTGGTCTGGGTCTTTTGAGTGGGATTCTGAAGCTAATGATATTAGATTCAATATCTTTGGCATATGCTCTTATCGTGCCAATCAACGATAAATGAagttcttcttttcttttttttttttttttttcggtttgagacgaagagagaggggttgggtccgatggtcagaccatggggtccgatggtcggaccccatcggacccccatgGTCCGACTATCGGACCAcggaagttttttttttttttttttttgagagagacaaagagagagagagggggctgGGTGGGTTGAGGCTTCGGGGTTGAGCGTCGACGGAGCTGGGTGAGGGATGGGTTGAGCCTCGGTTGAAAATTTTTTGGCTGTGAGAGATGGGTTTCGTGGGGAGGGTTCGGCTgagcaagaggaagagagaggatgATTGTTTGAAATGTGAggggtagtttaggaaaattAGGAAAGTTGTCATATAAGaccaattttaataactatGCATTTAGgagaaaaattaaatggtattttaagcatagaatttcaaatttcccctTGCAAATGCCATCatcatatataaattataatgcgTTTTGACCATTTGGACGAGTATATTATGACTAGGAAACAGTGACCAAATTTGGActgttaaaataaatgaaataaaattgaataattagtattttttttcttttgaatttttGACACTATTTAATTTTGctctttaaaatacaaaaatttcttttaaaatataataattgtatAATTATGTTCTTTTTATTAAGTTcaatttaaaagttagtattTTTACTTTATAAACATTGatcaattcaaaattttctctttttttattaaaaaaataattttaaagttataatattctattaattctgagaaaatcaataaaaatttttaaaaaatctaataaaaatattaaattatttaaaaagtgttgagtttacttaaaaaaaaataattattcttaaaaaatattttcaaactttattttatttataaatacgtattttataaaatcaaactaaaattattgaaaatccaataaataattaaacaaattaagttttttttaaaaaaaaattaaacttatttatattgataaactcatatcttaaaaaataattgaaaattcaataaaaatacaaaattattttatcaaaaatctagaaattaaactaaaaaaagttATGTTTACTTAAACAAATTTAGATTTTGAGAGGGAAAAAATAGACtcaagtaggggtgttcataaaatagctgatccaatccaattcaatccgcaaAGTGCGAATATCCGTACTTGTggggattggattagattggaaaattcaaaatccgcacttgtgcggattggatgttgattgacatgtaaaactaaccgattcaatccaatctacacatatttataacaaaattaaaaaattatatatacaaataacattttaatgtaaagaaaatagtaatttaaaagtctaatacatataataaaatttatattctattcttatatattttttttctacatacaatttaaaatcaaattaaatattttttatatatatacaattttttttcttcctttgaatttattatttgttattttatttatttaatgtgttgttgtagacataaaataactatagtttgttttattttgttgctagttatgtgaaaaaaaaatattttttttcataaatattaaataatttaatattaaaaagtaaccaatccaaagtaactgatccaatccgcacttttgcggattggattggattggatttgaactATTGTGCAGATTGGATTAGATCCAAAAAGTAAAattcgcacttagtgcggattggatgttgtttgaccaaaaaagtgtggattggatcggatgaacagccCTAGACTCAAGCTTATTTCTGTaaactttaatttttataaaaattaaaattttaatatatttttttatgtctaaatgattttttttataataaataaataatttttttaaattgcttaattagtttttaaattttagtttcttttttaattttcttaatcattaaaaatgatattttttaagatctaaattaattttttaaattaagaaaaattgttgaatctttcttatttttattatgagGATGTACGATTTGATAGTTGTCAAAGTTTTGGAGGTAAAAttgctaattaaaaaaatacttcaacatTTAAACAGAATAATGACGGAACCTaacagaaggactaaatttaTGTAAATGTAAAAGTTCATGAGAAATTCTTAACAAGCCGTATATTTTAGGGAAAAAAATCAGTATTGTCGAAAATTTAGGgagcaaaattgctaattattttaatataaatgtaacaaaaagaaaataaaataaaattatataaattattattattacgatTATCGGTTTTGAATAATTTTGGTTTCCTCCTAATCTTAAAATCTAGATATGTTATTTGAgaaaatttacaaaaagtttttttttttttttgacaatcaaaaatttacaaaaagttcTATATATGAAACCTCACAAAAATTCATGCTTCAACAACTGTAATTAGTGCTAAAAGCCTAAAATAACCGTATAAATAACATATCATTATCAAAACTCACCACTCAAAAATTATGACATGTATTAATTCAACCCTTAATATTTTGTTAGAAAGAAAATCCTAATATATGGTGTGTATTCATAAATTACTCGtagacaataaaaaaaattaattgtttatattttttaatgtgCCCAAAATCATTTATTCATTATacacattttatataattgTATGTGCATATTTAAACATGTAAAGAATACAAACATTAAAAAGTTATATAGTAACCAAATAATTCAGTTGGGTTCAACTTAAACTTAAGAATAATAACAGAGTTAATAAAAGGATgaaagataaataattttaaaaaaaattagcatctTAATGTTAAACTATTTGTCATTTGTTTCTCTCTTTTCTACGATACCAAATGAATATTATATAGAGAAATTTACGTTGAAAgaccaaaatttaaaataaatgtcaTAACTAacgctaattatttaatttgtgaaATAtactcttgtttttttttattttatttggacAAGTATATACGCACGCTGCTATTGTTTTACTTTTACACTTTTAACTTAtccttttattttgttttttttttcttctttcttcatgTATTTACAcgctatttttttctctttcttacaTCTATCTCCTcccttatattaaattatatctatataataataatcacAATTTTATTCCTTTTTATAACTATGGAACCATCAAATATTCTCTCTtttttactcaaaaaaaaaaaatattctctctctttcttttttttttcttttatttatttttaaaattttttatttttataatttaaaatatattttttttacatttttacgaaattttacacagaaaccctataaaaATTAATGGAGCAACCTAAATCGTAAATAAAATCCGTATAACAACTCACATAGCAACTACCGGAGCAACCAAAACtgtaaatttgaagaaaaaaaaattaaaaatagtatatggagtaatttcccattattttagatttagtttaaaaatcatttttaaCTATCACTGATAATCCTTTGATCACAAAAGTTACACCATTATCACCTAGTCCTACTatttaatgtaattattttaatatataagaagcatatttttatttattgaaaaagataattgaaattaaaagtaacattttagtttcatttaatttaactttaaacaaaacaaaatttacCAATCAATTtcattagttattaaaaaaaattgttatttaatatttttaaaagttactaattgtttgcttcataattttttaatttctttactataaaaataatgaactttcaactcaaataaaatttattagcaattggataaatactatatttgatttgatttatcagaaaaaatcaaacaaaatttCATATACCAATCAATTTTACAAGatagtaaaaaatattttataagtttattaaCAAATAAATGTAACCTAAAAGTATTATAACCAACAAGACAACATAGcgttacttaaaataaataaaaagtaacgaaaatatatcttaaacaataaaattacataCTTTAACATTATATTGGagctataattttaaaaataacaaatcgAAAAAGTAACCAAAATTCAGTGAATacgtaaattttatttaatttaaaatttagttgttttatctctaataaaatatgaaagaaactaaaatgTAGCATTTTTATTACAGCAATCTAGCTTCATCGGTGAAGATAATGCTACTGTTGATtcttaaataaatttttgaaagtaatttaaatgttattaagaaaaaaataatctaaaaaatatct
Above is a genomic segment from Cannabis sativa cultivar Pink pepper isolate KNU-18-1 unplaced genomic scaffold, ASM2916894v1 Contig3, whole genome shotgun sequence containing:
- the LOC115704022 gene encoding stachyose synthase — protein: MAPPNDPSNPIHHVSESKTLENYFDLTHEKFSVKGVPLLSQVPKNVTFEPFCSSISSQSSDASIPLLQRVRTLSHRGGFLGFTHEEPSDRLANCLGKFNGRDFLSIFRFKTWWSTMWVGSSGSDLQMETQWVLLDVPEIKSYVIIIPIIEGSFRSALYPGSDGQLMICAESGSSQAKVSSFKAIAYVHVSDNPYSLMKEAYSAIRVHLNTFRLLEEKKVPKIVDKFGWCTWDAFYLTVEPVGIFYGLNEFSQGGVSPRFLIIDDGWQSINKDGEDPNEDAKNLVLGGTQMTARLYSFHECKKFRNYKGGTLSGLETPKFDPKKPKLLISKAIEIEHAEKELDKANLQAKAADISEFKAKIQKLKQELDELFGEEESEEAHGGRCSSGNNGNYGMKAFTRDLRTRFKGLDDIYVWHALCGAWGGVRPGSLTHLDSKLVSSKLSPGLDGTMNDLAVVKIVEGGIGLVNPNQADDFYDSMHSYLAGVGITGVKVDVIHTLEYLSEDYGGRVELAKSYYKGLTNSLQKNFNGTGLVSSMQQCNDFFFLGTKQISMGRVGDDFWFQDPNGDPMGVYWLQGVHMIHCAYNSMWMGQIIQPDWDMFQSDHLCAKFHAGSRAICGGPVYVSDSVGGHNFQLLNKLVYPDGTIPKCHHFALPTRDCLFKNPLFDNKTILKIWNFNKYGGVVGAFNCQGAGWDPKEQRIRGYSECYKPMSGSIHVSEIEWDQKLEASQMGEAEEYVVYLNEAAEISLMTPKSDAIQFTIQPSTFEIFSFVPVQKLGGSIKFAPVGLTNMFNSGGTIQELDYKYSSAHIKVKGGGNFLAFSSEAPKKCVLNGAEVGFEWSTNGKLALSIAWIEEAGGVADVVFTF